In the Suncus etruscus isolate mSunEtr1 chromosome 17, mSunEtr1.pri.cur, whole genome shotgun sequence genome, AGGGGgcagaaataaaatagtatagatattaaaataaattttaagcaataattaaataaatacaaagtcaacaacaatggaatcaaaagacccaaactctattgaaattttaaataagcctgttatactggcaggctgggggtgggaggcAAAGTGGTGGTTGGGTTACACTCTGGgaatatggtggagggaggtcaacactggtgatggtatTGACCTTGATTcattatgtctgaaactcaactttgAAGGActttgcaaattgcatgatttcaataaaataactttttattacttaaaattaaaattagggggcggagcagtggcacaagcggtagggcatctgtcttgcagtGCTAACATAAGATGGATCGCGGCTCAatctcccgatgtcccatatggttctccaagccagtagtgatttctgagtgcacagtcagggataacccttgagtgtcactgtgtttggccccaaaacactccaaaatattaaaattagaagacTCCAATTCCCTTCTCAGCAGATTTCCTATTCTATAGACGCTGGCAGCTAGAAAGAACATCTCTAGCATCTTTATTCTAATCCATCATCAGCACAGCTGATCCATTGATGACTTGGCAAAAGAAGTGAACAAATATGAATGGCTAATTCAACTGGATCAGCTCTACAGCTTAAATGGATTTTGAGTGTCTGATGTAATAGGTGTGAGGCAGTGAGTGGTGGCAGTAAGTCTAGCTAGCTAAAACAGTACTGTGTATATTTGGGAAATTTTCCTGACTATGGCAGCCAAGCCAATTCCCTAGTCTCTGTAAGCAAGCAAACTAATATGATTTTTAACTCCCCTTTCTGATACAATTGACTAGAAAGGATTTTGTTATCTTCTAGTGAGAACTCTGTCCAACACAGGTGGGGAGCCTAGGGCAGGAAGAGTTAGTGATAtgaaaatacttcaaaaatattaTCCCCTTTCAACATATTCTCTGAAGGGATGCCAAGTGAATTTACAAGCATCTTGCTGAAAATTGTGAGGAAAAGCTAGCAAAGGTTTCTAGAGTGGTTGAAATGGTAAATGGAAATTAATTATAAACTTCCTGCTATTACAAATTTATGATGTGTAAGAGGCCAATGCTTTCATCTTTATTTAGTATGCAGCCTTGGTTTTATGTACTGAAGGTAAAATAAATGCATGTACATATGTTTAAGTGCTTTATCAGTTCAGTTTTGACTTCAGGTCTCAAGCCTAGTTTTCTCAAAAGCATCTGTTCCTCTACTACTAGTGTTTCAAGGAAACAATTAAGTTGGGTACAAATTTTCTAGCCATACATTTTCAGAATGATGCTCCCAGTAATTAATTATGGCTTGTTTATCATAGCCAGACTTTCTAAGAAGATATTAATTATCTTTCCAGCCATAGTATTCTATAGCTCTATAAAAATCATTTCTAAGTTACTGAAGTCTTGTTTCTCCAGCCAGACTGTAAGCTCCTAGCTGCCAATGATGCATTTAGAAGGTTCCCCACACATAATGTCCTACATAGAAACTGTATCAGTGTCTCAGGGGAGTCTGAATCTTTGGGCCTCTGTCCTAGTTCTGAGATGAGGAAATGTTTGAGTTGGATCATGGTTTACCAGGCACAAGAGAGTCAAGTGTGGGAATTAGTCCCCTAACAACAACCAAAACAGTCTAAGGATGGGATCTGACCCTAGGTAAAATATTTTAGGTCTTAGAATGCAAAGTTTGCAAAAAATGCACCCTGGAAAGAATATAGCAAGAAAAAATAGGCAGCAAATTCTTGCTGAGTGCAAAAATATGCAGGTAATATAGAATAAGACTGCTTAGGTATTTTAGATGTAAAGACTAGCTGGGCAAAAATGCAATGTGAAACTCTCAGTGCTTTATTTCAAGGGAcacgtggtggtggtggtggggggtgggccatacccagtgatactcaggggttactcctggctatgcgctcagaaatcgctccttgcttgggagaccatatggaattaaACCGagatccgttctgggtcagctgcatataaggcaagtgccctaccactgccctactgcttcagcccctcaaGGGAGACTTCTGATAGTTATGTAATATACTCCAGCCTCTGATTTTTATGTACATGTTGAAAGTTAATATGCTTACTAACTGTCCTTAATGTGTCTGTCAGCAATGGCTCTCCTGCTGAGAGTCCAGGGGAGTAAAGGAGGAGcaatattgtattaaataaatatccCGCCTATGAGATCACTCATGGCTTCACAGGTGACCCTAAAGTTCGGACAGTCCATGTCTGTTTATCTATCTCCTTATATATTTGTCTGTCTCCTAATTTGTGTAATAgtctcattctcttttttctgACCACTGCTGAACTGTGATTAAAGGTATCAATCTGAATGGCTTTAGGCcctaagacaaaaaaaattaaaaaggcaagGCAGCTTGTGGACACCCCAAAAATGGAGACAGAAAATGTCAACCAAGAACAAATAACACGGTCTTCTTTTCTCATAATTTAGCCCTAGGCTGGGGCCAATTCTTGGGACGTATGGCACCCCTATGTCTTGGTCCAGTTCGAAAACCTATTAAGTCTTTATGAAAACAAATATCGTATTGATAACTTTGAGCATCTGCCAAAAGATAATTATTGCTTGGTGGAGAGCCACCCATCAGCAAAACATTTTTTACCACTGTGTTGCTGACATATCAGAGCTGCTTTATCAGGCTACTATGAAACTCCATGGATTCAGTGTTCCATAGACATCATGGTTCATCAGTCTGGAAATCCAAGTTCCAGGTCCCCTCCAGTTTTATGAACTGTCATATTCTTGTTTTGACCCACGTTGATAATGGTCTGGGAACTCTCTAGACTTTCTCTCTTGTTTATCAGGATAGTTATCCCACTTCTAAGGACCTCACACTCCCTACAAGCTCATCTTTATAAAGTTCTACTTGCAAGttcattaatagaaaaatatgctTTAACTTTAAATAAATCTTAAGTAAGAACAGGGGTTGGAGGTGACATAAATATTGAATCTATTTCTAAGAAAACTCATATTAGATTTCTTGGAGCTGAGATACAAACACTCTGAGAACTTGGTCCTCATATTTTTGTCTGATGAAGGTTAGATGCTACTGATAGCAACCTGAGGGGATCATATCCCAATTTTGAAATGTTGCATGGGGGTTCTGTCAATGCATAGCAAGTAGTGAACTTTCCACATGTGTGTCCcccaccagaaagaaaaaaaaaacacagaaatgttGTGTGAAAAATAATACCCTAACCGGTGCGGGATGGCCGCCGAGCCGGGCGGAGCTGGCCAGCCGCTCCCCGGGCCGGAGCTCCGGCCCCAGCTATGGGCCGGAGTGCCGGCCCGTTAGGCTGGCCTCGCTCCGACACGGTCGCCATGCCCAAGCGAGGGAAGCGGCTGAAGTTCCGGGCCCACGATGCCTGCTCTGGGCGAGTGACCGTGGCGGATTATGCCAACTCGGATCCCGCCGTCGTGAGGTCTGGACGGATCAAGAAAGCGGTGGCCAACGCGGTTCAGCAGGAAGTAAAATCTCTTTGTGGCTTGGAAGCCTCCCAGCTTCCTGCTGTGGAAGCtctttctggggccggtgagCCCTGTGACATCATTGACAGCAGTGATGAGATGGATGGCCAGGAGGAGAGTCTCCGAGAGAGGACTGTctgcagaaaaaagaaaagcaagagacACAAAGAAGACGTGGATGGGGCTGGAGGAGAAGAGTATCCTATGGATATTTGGCTATTGCTGGCCTCCTACATCCGTCCTGAGGACATAGTGAATTTTTCCCTGATTTGTAAGAATGCCTGGACTGTCACTTGCACTGCTGCCTTTTGGACTAGGTTGTACCGAAGGCACTACACGCTGGACGCCTCTCTGCCTTTGCGCCTGCGACCAGAGTCAATGGAGAAACTGCGCTGTCTCCGGGCCTGTGTGATCCGATCTCTGTACCACATGTATGAGCCATTTGCTTCTCGGATCTCCAAGAATCCAGCCATTCCGGAAAGTACTCCCAGCACATTAAAGAATTCCAAATGCTTACTTTTCTGGTGCAGAAAGGTTGTTGGGAGCAGACAGGAACCAATGTGGGAATTCAACTTCAAGTTCAAAAAACAGTCCCCTAGATTAAAGAACAAATGTGTGGTAGGGTTGCAGCCTCCTATTCAATATGAAGATGTTCACACCAATCCAGATCAAGACTGCTGCCTCCTGCAGGTCACCACCCTCAATTTCATCTTTATTCCAATTGTCATGGGAATGATATTTACTCTGTTTACTATCAATGTGAGCACGGACATGCGGCATCATCGAGTGAGATTGGTGTTCCAAGATTCTCCTGTTCACGGAGGCCGGAAGCTGCGCAGTGAACAGGGCGTGCAAGTCATCCTGGACCCCGTGCACAGCGTTCGGCTCTTTGACTGGTGGCACCCCCAGTACCCGTTCTCCCTGAGAGCATAGTCACTGCTTCCCACCCCAGAGGCAGCCCTGAGCCAGAACACTCTATTAGGAATCCGGTTGCAGTTTGGAAGGGGCAGCTGGATTATATGTCTGTTTAGTGATGCAACTGCTCTTCCAATTTCTAGGGGAGAAAAGCTGGAATTAAAAGGAAAACAGTGATTAtttacaaacatattttaatgtaaaatttgcatttgaaaaaaaaactggCCTATTTTCTGTGTGAAGTCCCTTTTGGTGCTACTGAGtttgttctttattcttttatcccAGTGAAAATGGATGTTCTTGCTCTAGGGAAAAATTATACTCCTGAATttccaaaaaaagaagtttcagcATTGTCCTAAGATCAGAAGTTCTTTAGAGGCCTCAAATTATTGCTGCTTAATTATTGCTGTTGCTTCAATTCAGCTGGTCCTTAAATTCAAATGactattttcttcctttacctTCCTTCAGAAATAAAGCAGGCGACAGGGTTTtcagatcttaaaaaaaaaaaaaaaaaaaaaaaaaaaaaaaaaataataccctaACCATTCATCCAGCACATGACCTGTGCCTCAATTTATTCTGAGAACTAATCttatcattttctctctctccagccttaggGTCTCTTTTACCTTTGCTGTTCAAACATTCTAAAGTCTTCCCATTCCTCAATACATAACCTCCCTACCATGTAGGTTCCTTTGGTCCTTGTTTCCTTAACTTATTTCTTTGACAAATATTTCATGATTAAAACAGTGCTTGCTCATGGTATGTGCTTAGTAAATATTAGTGAATTaacttgtaaaaaatattaaggggccagagaggtaatgtAGGGGATAAGATACTTTGAATGCAGCCAGCCCCAATTTGAATGCCTGGAATCagaaatggtccctgaacactattAGAgttgggtattttgtttgtttttttgttttgttttatagaaatgccttatttttttctcatgaatTAGATGCACCAGGAATTTTTCAGGCTATAGAACAAAGGTCATTGATCCACAATgattcttgctttgtttctttctgctcCATATGTGAGTGAGCTCATATGGTATTTACTGATTTTCACTTTCAGAttcactttactcagcatgacaTATAATAATAGTGTCAGTTgcagtaaaataaaagttttcatatatttctatattttcatatattcttaTAGATGAATAGTATTCTATTTCTGTCTATGTGCTTCACTTTTTTGTAtaatatgtgtttttattttttaatacgatttctttatttaagcaccatggttacaaaggtGTTCATactagggtttcagtcatagaatgtatatcaCCATTCACCAGAGCAATTTTTCTGCCTCTAGTGTTCCAGGTTTCCTTCCCATTCATCCCACCCCCTATCTCTGGGGGCAGATATTTTGCCTCTCTCcttgtatctctctgtctctctctgactttctctctctccctctctttatctctctctcccttttggcactgtggtttgcactatctTTAATGAAGAGGTTTCTTTTATGTTACTTTATAccttttcagcactcagttcttgatCAAAGTGATCAATTTCaattatcattgccatagtgatTTCTTCTCTGCCATAATTGCACTCAACACTTTGTGGAAAGCTTTCCACAATGGAATGGTCCTCCTGCCCCTCaactctactgtctctggatattattatcatactgtcttttgtttgtttgtttggtttttgattttggggccacactcggcggtgcttaggggttactcctggctgtctgctcagaaatagctcctggcaggcatgggagaccatatgggacaccgggattcgaaccaatcaccttaggtcctggatcggctgcttgcaagacaaacaccgctgtgctatctctccgggcccttgtttgtttgttttatattccacaaacaagtgagattattctatgtttatcgctctccctctgactcatttcactcagcataaaaatcttcccaccaaaatataagcaaatatcatgacttcatttttcctcgcagctgcataatattcctttgtgtagatgcatcacagtttctttactcactcatctattctcaaCCAGTTGGGGgtgttttcatattctggctattgtaaatagtgctatgatgaatatagaaatgcaaagggcttttctaaatggtgttttggggttcctagaatatatccctaggagtggtagtgCTGAatcaaatgagagctcaatttttagttttttgaggaacatccatattgttttccaaaatggctggatCAGTatgcattcccaccaatagtaaataagaatccctttctccctgcatccttgccagcactggttgttcttgttctttgtgatgtgtgcaagtctttgtgatgtgagatatctcattgtttacatttacatttccctgatgattagtgatctggagcatttttcatgtgtcattttcatgt is a window encoding:
- the LOC126033701 gene encoding transmembrane protein 183A, with translation MGRSAGPLGWPRSDTVAMPKRGKRLKFRAHDACSGRVTVADYANSDPAVVRSGRIKKAVANAVQQEVKSLCGLEASQLPAVEALSGAGEPCDIIDSSDEMDGQEESLRERTVCRKKKSKRHKEDVDGAGGEEYPMDIWLLLASYIRPEDIVNFSLICKNAWTVTCTAAFWTRLYRRHYTLDASLPLRLRPESMEKLRCLRACVIRSLYHMYEPFASRISKNPAIPESTPSTLKNSKCLLFWCRKVVGSRQEPMWEFNFKFKKQSPRLKNKCVVGLQPPIQYEDVHTNPDQDCCLLQVTTLNFIFIPIVMGMIFTLFTINVSTDMRHHRVRLVFQDSPVHGGRKLRSEQGVQVILDPVHSVRLFDWWHPQYPFSLRA